ACAAACTCTGGCTAACAATGTAGACATCCTGTGGCTCTTTACCAAGGTCCTCATGGACCAAGGAGGGAAAGTCCTGTGGTTCCACACTGCCATGCAGGTCTCAGGAGAGGTGAGCCAGGCTAAATGAAGGTCAAGCAAGCTTTTCCAGGTCCCCGAGGACTAGAAGTCTTTCAACTTCCTGGGGAACCTTTACTCCAAAGTTGTAGTAGCTCAGAGGCCTTCAGGCCGCTGATACTTCCAAAAGGCCACCTCCCCGTCATCACTGCAGGAAGCCAGGAGCCCAGGCTCCTTGGGGTTCCAGGCTACACAGTTGACATCCTGGGAATGGGCCTGTCGCGAGTGGGCAGCCAGGGAGAAGGTGGGCTGCTGTGGATCTGAGCTGGGGTCCTCCTCAAACACCCGGATGGCATCATCCCCACAAGCAGTGGCCAGGGCCCCTGTCAGCTGACACCTGGGAGGAACAGAGACAGCAGTAGGTCTGCAGGTTGCTCCTGCCTCCCTGACCTGGCAATTCCTGTACCTGTTGTCTTCCCAAACCTCCAGCCTTAGCTGGAAGACTAAAAACTTTTCTGGAAAAGCTTTCCCAACTACGAGCCAAACCATGGCCCTCTTCAGGTGCTTTGATTTAGctttcagtacaaaaaaatttttttggtagaactaggaattgaacccaggggtgctctaccactgagctctatctccagccctttttactttttgagacaaggcTCTCCCTAAATTGTCCATGCAGGTCTTAAACTcgtagtcctcctgccttagcctcctgagtcttggattataggtatgcaccgcTTTGCTCAGCTTCCCTTGGTATAATTAGCCTGAAGTAAATAATTAACCTACACACAATTCTTAATGGAACTTTTCTCATGTAGCATAGCAGTTGCCCATGTCATAAAGTATTCTTAACcttttttaaaacagttattAAACAGGCTATTGAGTTTTACCATAATTTATGTAAATCcatttttgttgaattttgttattCTCAAATGTTTGCTAATATACATAAAGCTTGGATGCACATCAATTTTCTTCATGGTTTAGAATTATTTCCTAGATCCAATTCTCAGGGTCAGAATTGCTCTCTGACCTCTTCTCCTGTAGGAATGGTATGGTTTTTCTAGCCTCCATTATTACCAAACAATAAAGACCCCATTCACAAATTCACAAATTCCAGGATGATGTGAGCCCTAAGGGCTGATGCTGCCCTCACAGTCTGGGATCTTAATCTTGGGACAGGCCTGGGTCTAAGTCTGCTCCCTCCTCCTTTAAGCACTAGGCCAGCCAACTTCAAGCCAACACATAGACAggcctaactttttttttttttttgggggggggggtactggggattgaacctagagtcaatttaccattgagctacatacccaacacctttttgatgatgatgatgatgatgatttttgagacagggtcttgctaagctgtttagggcctcagcctttcaaatcactgggattacagatgggtATCACTGCACCCAGGTGACAGGCCTGATCTGACAGCCATCAGGGTAGCTGCTCTTTATTCCCACATACTCCTGAGATGGTGGAGGGCAGCACAGGGTTCTGACATCTCTAAAACCCCTCCTATGGTAGATGGGGAAGTCGGGGACGGAGGTCTTACCAAGCAACGTCGTAAATGGTCCTGGAGTGGAAGCCCGACAAAGTGCAGATACATTTCCAACTGGGGTCGGAACCGCTGCATGCCACCCCTGCATGACAGACTTCTCTTAAGCCCCAGATGTGTCTAGGTCCTGGGGACCTCTGGGGAGTCACTGCACCACTGCAGAGGAAAACCCATCTTGCCCTCCCTCACCCCAACCTTCAAACCATCATTTGCCCTTATCTCTAATCCTGTCCCCATCCTCATTATCTGCCTTACACACTGGCCAGAAAGCAGACTCATGAGAAGAAAATTTCCTTATTCTGCTGCAGGCTCTGACTAGTTAGCTGGCCTTTTAAGGCCATCAAGAGTCAAGCCAGCCCAGTTTATTTCTCCCCAATTCCTGTGTCACTATTCCTCATGTAAGTCTAGGCATTCCCACCACCAACTTCTATTTGTGCTGTTGGGCTTTCACTCTGCATTCTCTTCTCATGGTAAATTCCCATTGTGTTAAAATCCTACCTATCCTTTCAGATTTGGATAAGATGGCTGTTCTGCACAGCCTTCCCCCTTTCTCCCAGCACCACCTGCAGCCCTCTTGCGGCACATTACTTTTTACCTGAGTTTGCTATGGTTCATGGATGTGTCCTATCAGACAGCACACCTCTAGATGGAGGGGTCTGTCCCTTTAGCTCTACTACTGGACCCTCACCTTGTTCGTTGCCTGGCAGATACTGACGCCAGATGCGCACTGTACGGTCATCACTGCAAGATGCCAGTCGCTGGCCACTGGGATCAAAGGCCAAGCTCCACACAGTGGACTCATGGCCCTCAAGGGTGGCACAGCATACCCAGTCATCCTCTTCTTCCCGGTACAGCTTTACCGTGTCATCATAGCTAGCAGAAGCCAATagctgggggaggagggaaggagatcCAGCAGTTGTCTGCATGGCCCAGGCAGTACCTGTCATTTACAATACCTCCCCCtgccagaacaggcccagggatCTGTTTATATACAAAGACTAATCTTTTTGGCCACAGAAATTCCTATAAAAGCCAAGTAGAGGCTGCAGAGCAGAGGAAGGCTGGACACAAGCCTGCATGCCAAAGTTCCTTCCCACCAAGAGACCTGGCCCAATTCTGACCTCCTGGTTCGGGTGCCAAACCACATGCTTGACATCCTGTGTGTGGGAATTGAGGACGCTGACACATTCATACTCATCTTCTTCATCAACTATGGAACAGAAAGGAGCCCAAGATGTGATCCTGTCATGGACACAGGGATGTCTATGAGCTGGTTGTCCACTACACCCGGAGGGACCAGGACTCACCTTCCCAGACCCACACACTCTTATCTCGGCTGCAGGTGGCCAAGAGGTTGCCAGAGGGGGCCCAAGCCACTGACTTGACCTCATTTTCGTGGCCTTCAAGAGTGGTTACAcactgaaaagagaaaggaatgagaATTAACAGCAGTTGTGACTCCTAGAACTTAGCCAAAACTTAAGGTCACAGTTTCTAAGTGAAGGCTGTAGCCTTCTGACTGTTACAGCCTGACTGAACTAGGTTGGCTCAGGTTCCTAAACCTGCCCTGGAGAGCACACAATGATTCCAGCCCCATGCAGCCTGGTTACCTCAAAGTCATCCTGGTTCTTCTTCCAAATACAAGTGGTAGCATCAAAGCTGGCAGAGGCTAGGTAGTTCCCACAAGGGGACCAGGCCACCTTCCGCACAGTGCGCTGATGGCCTTCAGAAAGAACAGACTTGCAGATCCAGCTGTCACCTGCAAGCAGAGGACAGGTCAGGCTCTGGAGCTGGATGCACAAGAAGGTGTTGGAGCGCTGTCACTGCCATTCAATAACAGAAGCTATACCTGGAGCCTGCTGTCCGACCAGGCCAAATCGGTGTAGTTTAACAATGTGCTTTAATGAAGATGCAATTGACTACTTCCTCTGGAAGAAGCCTTCCACATCAACTCTGAGGCTTCACCCTCCCAATGTGAAACTGTCAACATTCCCCAATGAcctcaagataaaatttaaacGCTCCCATCCAGTTGCAAGTCACTCCACAGGCTACCATCCGACCACCCTCGGTAGCGGTCCGCAGACGCGCCAGTACGTGCAGACTCCTTCCTTTGACGAGCTCGTCTCCGGATAGCCATTCGAAAGTCGCCTCTCCCCGGGCACTCACACTATGCGCCAGGCTCAAGCAGCCAGGCCAGGCCTTACCCTCGGTGCCCCAGATGCGGATTCTACGGTCTCCACCGCACGAAGCCAGCAGGGTCCCCGCGGGGTTCCAGGCCAGGAACCAGCAGCGGGAGTCGGGGTGCGCCGGGACGCGGGCAAGCAGCACCAACGAGTCCTTCATGGCGGCGCGGGGCAAGAGGTGGTGGGCAGTTGGCGCGCCGACAGCAGGTCCCAAGGCGCACGTCTCGGTGTCGCCAGCTCCAGGCCCCAGCGGCCTCCGAAGCTCCGGCTTCCGCCCGCGGGCCGGGGTAGTCCTGGGAACTGAAGGGCCCGCGGCCGCGCGGCCCTCTGGGAGTTGTAGTTGCTACGCCCCACACACGGCAGAAGAATCGCGGGCCCGCAGCGAACTGCAAGTCCCGTGAGGCCCTGCGCGGAGCCGGCGGCGCGCGCACGCCGTGACGCGCGCGGGGGACGGGGCCCGACGCCGGAGGAGGTGGTGGCCCAGGAGGAGGAAGCCGGAAGTGCATCGGACCGGGTCGGTCTGGGCGTTGCGGGATTGGGGCCTGGGATAGCTCGGCCCCGGGCAGCTAAGAAGCCCGTGACGGGGCGGAGCGGCGCCATTCCAGCCCTGAGGCCTGCTAACCGGTGAGAAGCAGGGGGCAGCATGGGGAGGGTCTTTTTTTCCGCGCAGGTTGTACCCCAAAATGCCGGTCCCCGACCATCGGTCCCGGATCCCCGCGGCCCAGCCGCGTCCTCCGACCCTGGGCACCTTCTGGCCCCGAGTCCGGGGTGCAGACATACCACCACCAGTGGTCGATCCCCAGTACCTCCGCCTTCTCTGTCCCGGTGTGCCCAGACCCCACCTGGTCCCCGACCGTCTCTCTGCCTAGGTCCCGCATCTCTAATCCAGAGTCCCCCGTCCCCGCCCCCCGAATCCCGCAGTCCTCCAGCCTCCGCTCCGCCCTGggtcccaccccccaccccctggtTTCGGCTCTTACAGCCTCGCGCCGGTAACCCAGTGCATCGCTCTCCTTCCCGGGACAGGGACAGGCAGGCTCTGCGCGCCCCGCGGAGGTCGGCGGCGACCAGCAGCGACCGCAGAGCGACGGTGGGCAGCCCCGGGCATGTATGCCCCTGGAGGCGCAGGGCTgcccggcgggcgccggcggAGGAGTCCGGAAGGCAGCGCTCTGCCCAAGCAGCCGGAGCGTAGCCTGGCCTCGGCCCTGCCTGGCGCCCTGTCTATCACGGCGCTGTGCACTGCCCTCGCCGAGCCTGCCTGGTTGCACATCCACGGAGGCACCTGTTCCCGCCAGGAGCTGGGGGTCTCGGACGTGCTGGGCTACGTGCACCCGGACCTGCTGAAAGGTGAGGGCGCCGTGCTCCTGCCCTCCGGGCCAGGGGGCGTGCAGTATGTGGGACTAGCTGAAGCAGAGAtaattggggggagggggtagCACTTGGTTGAAGAAAACAACCCGTTCCTTCTTGGTGTCCATGCCCACCAGGTGGCTCTGTATGGGGTCCGACCTCTAATTAATTCTAATGTTCTTCAGCTAAGCACCTACTCCTCACAGCTATGCTAATCCGGACTCCTTGTTATTTTAGGATTCTGCCCATGGAAGGGCGCTatatgtggagaaaagggagaaaagataAGGGTCATGATTAGCCATACTCTTCTAAGGAACCTTTGAGATACAGGAAAGCAGCTTTGGGTCAGCCTGATtgatggagaaaaaaaggaatttttaatatgactaggttttaaaaaatattttaattctatggTATTTGTACTTTTCTCAAAGTAAAAGGGGGTCCATGGCATTTTGGGACATCAGAAGTCAGTTCCATTGCCAACAAACAGTTGGAATTTGGCTCCTGAAACTCTTATAAGTAGCCTAACTGAGGTAAAGTTGCTTTGTTGTTTTCTCATTCAGGTAGGCAGAAGAAAATGACTGTTCTCTTTACTTGGCAAGGCAGGAGTTCAGAGCCCACAGAAGGGCCTGTCTCAAGAAGCTCTGTGGCTCATCCTGCCTTGTCCTGCCTCCATTAGTGGGGGTGAAGGCTGTGTAGTGTGAGGGTAGGACTATACTATCAGATTTTTAAGCTAAAAATGGTCAGTGAACCCCCAAACATCCCTTAGAAACATCACAGTTTATCACCCCATTTATCAACCATTCTTAAAGGTCTTCCTGTTTCCTTCTGTGCCTCTCCCTGGTTGTGATGTATTCCAGATATCTGCTGCCCGGGTATTAGAAGCCCTTCCTGTTAGATATCTGTATGTTGTCTCTTGAAGGATTCAAGCCCTGGAATTTGGTGAAAAGGTCTTATTTCCCCTTTGTGCATTGGGTCATATACCATATCTGCAGATCTATGCTGAGAAACCTTATTCTGTAGTAGCCTAATGCTGTCTTTCTCtgatcattctctctctctctttttaatatttattttttagttggacatgaatcatctttatttatttatttatttttatgtagtgttgaggatcaaactcagggcctcgcaggctaccactgagccataaccccagccctctgatcATTCTCTTAATGCTTTGCTTCTCTTGAGTTTTAGAGGCTTTTGGATGATTTTATATAGAGAACAGGCTGGGGACTTCTGGTTTGCTTCCAGATTTCACCCTGAATGGTGCCCTGGCCTGGGTTGGCTCTTTAAAACCAATGGAGGCCTGGGGATGTGCAGCTTTTTCCATATCATTTGATGGCACAAGGGCCATCAAATTCAAGTGAATCTGCATGATCTTCCCCTCAGCACATTCCCCCTGCATCTGCCTTCTGGGAAGTACAGTTGCCACCTTCCTACCACTTCCTCCAGACCTTTTGCACTTCACCCCATGGGGTTTCAGGGGTTCCGTGTCACCTACAAACAGGGAGAGTTCATGGTGCTTCCTCTTTGAAGATCATCCTGGGTGTGGGAGTTCATAAAATTCACATGACCAAGGGAGAGGCAGTCTGGTCCCACATCCTTATTTCAGAAATCCAGGAAGCTGTTGTCTCAAAACAGTGAAGTGATCTCCCCAAGGCGACCCAGCTGGGTGCCTAGCTGAGACTCCCTCCGATCTGTGACACCAATGTACAGCGATTCTGTTTCTCATTTAAGGTTTTTATTCTGTTTACTGTAACTGTCAAAGAATAATCTCACAAGCCAGGCGTGGTTGCACACGCCTGTGGTCCCAGTGGCTGGGTAGGCTGAGATACGAAGATcatgtaggaggatcacaagttcaaagtcagcctcagaaaattcgaggcgctaaacaactcagtgagaccctgtctctaagtaaaatacaaaatagggctggggtgtggcttagtggccaagtgcccaAAGTTTAATTCttggcaccccccccccaaaaaaaaagaatgaccttGCCTTAGTGTGCATCCTTGTCAAAggcatgtgaaaaataaataaaaagaagttctTGGTGTAGTTtctcctatgttcacatatgtatTTACCCTTTCTAAGAAATTATGCAGAACAGATTTTATCTTACATAAAATCTGTTACCTTAACCTTTACATTACTTCTGCTCTGTGTTTAGAGGTCTTAACCCATGGCTTGTTTCTGTGGCTTGCCCGTGGCTGTCTCCTTGTCCAGTGCAAGCAGGAACACATGGTGTCTGTTCACAGGAGAGTTGGCAGTGGTGCTTTGTGAGCTGTCACAGAAACAGGAGAAGGCAAAGAATCAGAAAGTCCCTGATtgctcctcctctcccttttctttacCTGTTGGTTTTGGTATCCAGTGAGCTTTCAGACATGTCACATCCTGGGCGACCATGCTGATCCTCAGGACCTGACAGATAGTGAAACTTGACCCTGGGATATTTCCCATCTCAAGAGGAGCAGAGCTGCGGGGCACAGATGGATAGATGCTTCCAGGGGAAGAACAGACCTGCCAGGCTTCCTCGTGCCATGAGGAGTGGGGCAGGCCAGCTGGCCGCACCAGCGCCAGTGTTGGCATTATGTTAAATACACTCTATGTCACCTTTCAGTTTCTGCTAAACATCTTTTTTGGTAGGTATGGTCATCAGCCCCACTTTACAACCGTCTCAGCTCAGGTACATTGGGTAATCTGCTCAGGAGCACACAGCTAATCTGGGTGGCATTGATGCCGAAATCCATTCCTATTACCACCCGCCTTAGTGtgttcagttttgtttctttcagtCAGAGCTGCCCAAGGCTTATCACTTCCCCGTTCTGGTTGAATTTTGACCACAAGCCCAGCCAAAGCTGTGCTCTTTGTCCCCCTCTGCCTCAGTGATCAGGCTTAGGTTGGTGATCCCAAGGCAAAGCCACTCATCCTCCACTCAACCAAAGAGGCTTTAACAAGTGCAGCCCAGCTCAGAAGGTTCTGTCCTAAATTCTTCCATCCCCCAAGGGCTGCCTGCTCACCACATAGCTCTTGAACTTGGCTCTGGGTTCAGAGCAATATTCAGACCTGGGGAAGGGGTGACCCATACCCCCTTTCTGTCTCTCCCGTGAGGCCAGCCAGGACAGCTCCATGAACAGCCTCAGGAAGCATCTTTGGAGAATGAGGAAGTTTGGAATTTGGAATCAGGTGACTTACGATTGACAGCAGCCACCGGAGGATGCAGGGCTTTCCTGAGAGGGCCTGTGTACCTGCGGGTGGTAATGAGGCAGCTGGCACTGCAAGGCCCTGCAGGGCCTGACCTTAGTCATCTGGACTAGCATCATTGCTGTCTATGGGAAAGACCTGGCTGGACACTAGAGGGCCCTGTTGGAGGCCTGTCTGAGATGTGTCTAGAAGCTAAGAAAGTCAGCGAGGAGAGGCTGGCAGGTAGGACCATGCACACACAGAGGGACTGGGACAGTGGGGAAGTGCCTCTAACTCACAGGGACCTGatgaggaggagggaggtgggacaACAGCAGGAAGCTGGTCAGAAGCCACTATAACCTTCCTGCCTACAGCCCACGTGGGTCAGGAGGGGGTTAGAGTAATGGGCAGGTAGACAGGAAGAGCCAGGGCCTTCAAAACAAATCCAGCCCTGTGACTCAtcagtgaccttgggcaaagtCAGCTCCCTGGGATCCTATTACATAGCAGCTGCCTTCTTTCCTGGTGACTCGAGGGGACAGTCAAGCAGTGTTTAACAAAATAAACAGGCTAGAGCACAACTGGAGGACAGGGTGTGTGTTTCACCAGAGTATGGTGGACCTAACCACTGCTTGAATTTAAAATCAGGGCCTTGCCCCACGTGCCCTTCCTC
The sequence above is a segment of the Marmota flaviventris isolate mMarFla1 chromosome 14, mMarFla1.hap1, whole genome shotgun sequence genome. Coding sequences within it:
- the Ciao1 gene encoding probable cytosolic iron-sulfur protein assembly protein CIAO1; this encodes MKDSLVLLARVPAHPDSRCWFLAWNPAGTLLASCGGDRRIRIWGTEGDSWICKSVLSEGHQRTVRKVAWSPCGNYLASASFDATTCIWKKNQDDFECVTTLEGHENEVKSVAWAPSGNLLATCSRDKSVWVWEVDEEDEYECVSVLNSHTQDVKHVVWHPNQELLASASYDDTVKLYREEEDDWVCCATLEGHESTVWSLAFDPSGQRLASCSDDRTVRIWRQYLPGNEQGVACSGSDPSWKCICTLSGFHSRTIYDVAWCQLTGALATACGDDAIRVFEEDPSSDPQQPTFSLAAHSRQAHSQDVNCVAWNPKEPGLLASCSDDGEVAFWKYQRPEGL